One window of Candidatus Nitrospira kreftii genomic DNA carries:
- a CDS encoding HTH-like domain-containing protein (modular protein), translating into MSHATSPSTHRRYGVVRVCQEWDLSRSTFYAQPGRRVSPPREPAKRGPKTAYTDEVLTGHIRQVLAASPFLGEGHRKVWARLRAQGIRTSKPRVLRLMRQAHLLAPTRVARVVGPRVHDGTITTERPNQMWGTDATSTVTQQDGLVTVFVGIDHCTLEGIGIHAARRATRFEALEPIRQGVRQQFGTFAAGRATGVQVRHDHGSQYMSDDFQTELRFLGITSSPAFVRAPEGNGVAERFIRTLKEQLLWVRTFQTVEDLRRALHDWLRLYNEQWLVERHGFRSPTQVRRDLLAPSEAA; encoded by the coding sequence ATGAGCCACGCCACGTCACCTTCCACGCATCGACGGTATGGTGTGGTCCGGGTCTGTCAGGAATGGGACCTGAGTCGGTCCACCTTTTATGCCCAGCCGGGCCGTCGCGTCTCACCGCCCCGTGAGCCGGCGAAACGGGGCCCGAAGACGGCATACACCGACGAGGTGCTCACCGGGCACATTCGGCAGGTGCTGGCCGCCTCGCCGTTTCTCGGGGAAGGGCACCGCAAAGTCTGGGCACGGCTGCGGGCGCAAGGCATTCGTACGTCCAAACCGCGTGTCCTCCGGCTCATGCGGCAGGCTCATCTCTTGGCACCCACTCGGGTGGCCCGCGTCGTGGGACCGCGGGTCCACGACGGGACGATCACGACCGAGCGTCCGAATCAGATGTGGGGCACCGATGCGACCAGCACGGTGACGCAGCAGGATGGACTGGTCACGGTCTTCGTCGGCATTGATCATTGCACCCTCGAAGGGATCGGCATCCATGCGGCGAGGCGCGCCACTCGCTTCGAGGCGTTGGAGCCGATTCGTCAGGGCGTGCGTCAGCAGTTCGGCACGTTCGCGGCCGGCCGTGCGACGGGCGTGCAAGTGCGGCATGATCACGGCAGTCAGTATATGAGTGACGATTTTCAGACGGAACTCCGATTCCTGGGCATCACGTCGAGTCCAGCATTCGTGCGCGCCCCAGAAGGCAATGGCGTCGCCGAGCGGTTCATTCGCACGCTCAAGGAGCAGCTGTTGTGGGTGCGTACGTTCCAGACCGTCGAGGACCTCCGCCGCGCACTCCACGACTGGCTGCGTCTCTATAATGAGCAGTGGCTCGTCGAGCGGCATGGGTTTCGCTCACCGACCCAGGTGCGGCGAGATCTCCTCGCACCATCGGAGGCCGCGTGA
- a CDS encoding hypothetical protein (conserved protein of unknown function) → MTPRPSTKQGPQSRSLVSMKLGEGHSIRTKKKRRGVRCHKVSAILRNIGTMVNIVKAILAKRIYYHEAK, encoded by the coding sequence ATGACTCCCCGGCCGAGTACGAAGCAAGGGCCGCAGTCGCGTAGCCTGGTGTCCATGAAACTGGGGGAAGGTCACTCGATACGCACCAAAAAGAAACGGAGAGGAGTCCGCTGTCATAAAGTGAGTGCTATTTTGAGGAACATAGGGACAATGGTCAATATTGTTAAGGCCATCTTGGCTAAACGTATTTACTATCATGAAGCCAAGTAA
- a CDS encoding hypothetical protein (conserved protein of unknown function), translating into MRYRAIQEHDRRYPIRLMCRALAVSPAGYYAWRGRPESRQAVANRTLLVTIRVLHQDSRQTYGSPSIWRALRKQGHRVGEHRVARLMRHNGLRAKTVKKWRATTYSSHGLPVAANTLDRQFRVPQPNQVWAGDITYVWTMEGWLYLAVLLDLYSRAVIGWAMGPRLTGDLTEQALRMALATRQPTAGLLHHSDRGSQYAAEAYQQLLTTHGITASMSRTGNCWDNACVESFFGTLKQELVYHRHYATRAEAKQDIFEYIEVFYNRTRRHSTLGYDSPAEYEARAAVA; encoded by the coding sequence ATGAGATACCGCGCGATCCAGGAGCACGACCGTCGCTATCCGATCCGCCTCATGTGCCGAGCACTGGCGGTCTCCCCTGCGGGGTATTATGCGTGGCGCGGACGTCCTGAGAGTCGGCAGGCGGTCGCCAATCGGACGCTCCTGGTCACAATCCGCGTGCTCCATCAGGACAGTCGCCAGACCTACGGCAGTCCGAGTATTTGGCGGGCGCTCCGCAAACAGGGTCACCGGGTGGGAGAGCATCGCGTGGCGCGGCTAATGCGTCACAATGGCCTCCGGGCCAAGACCGTGAAGAAGTGGCGGGCTACCACATACTCGTCGCACGGCTTGCCCGTGGCGGCTAACACGCTTGACCGCCAGTTCAGGGTGCCCCAGCCCAACCAGGTCTGGGCAGGCGATATCACCTACGTCTGGACAATGGAGGGCTGGCTGTATCTGGCCGTGCTGCTGGATCTGTACTCGCGTGCCGTCATCGGCTGGGCGATGGGCCCGCGCTTGACCGGAGATTTAACCGAACAGGCCCTCCGCATGGCGCTCGCCACGCGGCAGCCCACAGCAGGACTCCTGCATCACTCCGATCGCGGGAGTCAATATGCGGCAGAGGCCTACCAGCAGTTGCTCACCACGCATGGCATCACAGCCAGTATGAGCCGCACCGGCAATTGCTGGGACAACGCCTGTGTCGAGAGCTTCTTCGGAACATTGAAGCAGGAACTCGTGTACCATCGGCACTATGCCACACGAGCGGAAGCGAAACAGGACATTTTCGAATACATCGAGGTGTTCTACAATCGGACGCGTCGGCACTCGACCCTCGGCTATGACTCCCCGGCCGAGTACGAAGCAAGGGCCGCAGTCGCGTAG